The proteins below come from a single Bactrocera dorsalis isolate Fly_Bdor chromosome 5, ASM2337382v1, whole genome shotgun sequence genomic window:
- the LOC105227998 gene encoding uncharacterized protein LOC105227998, whose protein sequence is MAAVVHGCGSSSPRQHHGSNISCASLAHRTQHPTSTPMYATTNKMPKYSSRSNASLSKHHHLYGVGVGSVDRGVGVCGNVGTLSNSLALTAHQSQSFNSTLPPVNYLSVGGGNGAVASAVTGGGAGGGSGGGVSLHQHSYTGGQATVATDPCRNYWGHPSLYRGGRHHNKRKSAVELLAETKPFFIKSDTVMERLHQSSYRAATIASAGKRGRSSMDARDDLGGVSRYKPPCYSSELVDTRDTRAEHRFSVPNTSAAALHQSSRSNAYQHHHHHHDHHTHMGSTARHSAPTSSSLLQNKVRMLLERGSAGETARERTSSGLGRSYRSDLLRKMEFSNKSSGRGGLVGKELTSVSFSNDDDTGIRLPPPSFLSPQSFDNIYSYGAENSSGDEPLVLTENYRPISPPAEYAADSGKNESRTRYNYQRSHSHSHEMATDPNSQYNINSHKSLPDLHSQISRHSPHSEILSCCSRGNRSIKSAGESSLNRDSGGSSGHYTHRSEPCYRQQRDSIDRDMYAQASSKNCCLNTIPTPMEYRRDSGSSTQHSANSNGAGIGYASPSYLRSSIGDCAECRCKGGVRFESDDYFFNFPTPEVPEAFQDDYTPPSPSVPHYDMEETRFSNIPSFQTLQLHHQQQQSQNREQEQQQLFSTSVYSSGSLKSPKSSAAQSPGSAPSIEDISPPPIQFKRQRCIRFKSRNRISLPNAPSLPSSIAAQSVERVEPYHSEMDQHTYFFPKCFSTDTYASPGKNYVEPLTQSSSTLAVDMMNSGPKSNEREQPVSLDMPPGTDGNFEELEKFFDRLGLNDEKFHEIYSVPRRRKSADTDSECSSTVFFSDVSTVDSMRLPDSTETQPQTTQPYRPSEPPSIVERNARIIKWLCNCRKLQYV, encoded by the exons ATGGCTGCAGTGGTGCACGGTTGTGGCAGCTCAAGTCCGCGTCAGCATCATGGCAGCAATATATCCTGTGCCAGTTTAGCGCATCGTACACAGCATCCAACATCCACGCCTATGTACGCCACCACCaataaaatgccaaaatattCGTCGCGGTCGAATGCGTCGCTCAGCAAGCATCATCACTTGTATGGCGTTGGAGTCGGCAGTGTGGATCGCGGTGTGGGGGTATGTGGTAATGTCGGCACGCTCAGCAATTCGCTTGCACTCACCGCTCACCAGTCACAATCCTTCAACTCTACTTTGCCACCTGTGAACTATTTGTCGGTTGGTGGCGGCAATGGTGCTGTTGCAAGCGCTGTTACCGGTGGTGGCGCTGGTGGTGGCAGTGGTGGTGGTGTTAGTTTACATCAACATTCCTATACAGGCGGCCAGGCAACGGTGGCCACCGATCCTTGCCGCAACTATTGGGGTCATCCGAGTCTCTATCGTGGTGGGCGGCATCATAATAAACGCAAATCGGCTGTGGAGTTATTGGCCGAAACGAAACCGTTTTTCATTAAATCCGATACGGTTATGGAGAGATTACATCAATCTAGTTATCGCGCTGCCACCATCGCCAGCGCTGGCAAACGTGGACGCAGCAGCATGGATGCACGTGACGACTTGGGCGGTGTTAGCCGCTATAAGCCGCCATGTTATTCCTCTGAGCTGGTGGATACACGTGATACGCGCGCCGAACATCGTTTTAGTGTGCCGAATACTTCAGCAGCAGCACTACATCAAAGTAGCCGCTCCAATGCCTatcaacatcatcatcatcaccatgATCATCATACGCATATGGGTAGTACAGCACGCCACAGCGCGCCTACCTCGAGTAGTCTGTTGCAGAATAAGGTACGTATGTTGTTGGAGAGGGGTAGTGCTGGCGAAACAGCAAGGGAACGCACATCTAGCGGTTTGGGTCGCAGCTATCGCAGCGATCTACTGCGCAAAATGGAATTCTCGAATAAGAGCAGTGGACGCGGTGGTCTCGTCGGCAAAGAG CTAACTTCCGTCAGTTTCTCGAATGATGACGATACGGGCATACGACTGCCACCACCCTCATTCCTATCGCCGCAATCATTTGATAATATCTATAGTTATGGCGCTGAAAATAGCAGTGGCGATGAGCCACTAGTGCTAACCGAGAACTATCGACCCATTAGTCCCCCAGCAGAGTATGCAGCCGATTCCGGCAAAAATGAATCACGCACCCG TTACAACTATCAGCGCTCACATTCACACTCCCATGAAATGGCCACCGATCCGAACTCACAGTATAATATCAATAGCCATAAGTCATTACCTGATCTACACTCGCAAATAAGTCGTCATTCACCGCACAGTGAAATCCTCAGCTGCTGCAGTCGGGGTAATCGTTCAATCAAATCGGCCGGCGAGTCTTCGCTCAATCGCGACTCGGGCGGTTCATCGGGCCATTATACGCATCGCAGTGAACCTTGTTATCGCCAGCAACGTGACAGTATTGATCGTGATATGTACGCACAGGCTAGTAGCAAGAATTGTTGTCTTAATACCATACCCACACCCATGGAGTACCGTCGTGACTCTGGTTCATCGACACAGCATAGCGCGAATTCAAATGGCGCCGGCATCGGTTATGCTTCGCCTTCGTATTTGCGTTCCAGCATTGGTGATTGTGCTGAATGCCGCTGTAAAGGTGGTGTACGTTTCGAGTCAGAtgattatttctttaattttccgACACCCGAAGTGCCGGAAGCCTTTCAGGATGACTATACACCACCTTCACCCTCAGTGCCGCATTATGATATGGAAGAGACACGTTTCTCAAATATACCCAGCTTCCAAACGTTGCAACtacatcatcaacaacaacaatcgcaaAATCGTGaacaggaacaacaacaactctttAGTACTTCTGTCTACAGTAGCGGTAGTTTGAAATCACCAAAGAGCTCGGCCGCTCAGAGCCCCGGCTCGGCAccgtcaattgaagacattagtCCACCGCCTATACAATTCAAACGACAACGTTGTATACGCTTCAAAAGTCGCAATCGTATTTCACTGCCAAATGCGCCGTCGCTTCCCAGCAGCATTGCGGCGCAAAGTGTGGAACGCGTCGAGCCCTATCACAGCGAAATGGATCAGCATACATACTTTTTTCCTAAATGTTTTTCCACAGACACTTATGCATCGCCTGGCAAAAACTATGTCGAACCTCTTACGCAATCGTCATCAACACTGGCGGTTGATATGATGAATAGTGGCCCAAAATCAAATGAACGCGAGCAACCGGTCTCACTCGATATGCCGCCCGGTACGGATGGTAATTTTGAGGAGCTGGAAAAGTTTTTCGATCGTCTCGGCTTGAATGATGAAAAATTCCATGAGATCTATAGTGTACCCAGGCGGCGTAAGAGTGCCGATACAGACTCTGAATGTTCTAGTACCGTGTTCTTCTCAGATGTGAGCACCGTGGATTCAATGCGTCTTCCGGATAGCACCGAAACACAACCCCAAACCACACAACCATATCGACCCTCGGAGCCACCATCAATTGTTGAGCGCAATGCTCGCATCATAAAATGGCTATGCAATTGCCGAAAGTTACAATATGTCTAG